AACGAAAAACAATAAGGAAGGAAGCACTAAGAGGAACCAAAGTGTGTGCATGTTCAAGCAATGATAATGACAGGAGCAGCAGTGTTAATTCCCCAGAGAGAGTAATTGTATCAGAAAGCAGCTTAAACCAGATCATTGCTGAACTCAACAAGAGTACCCCTCAGTCCTTATATGAGGAGTATGCGGTATGCCAAGGTCCTTATTCCCACATCAACCAGATCATAAGGGAGGCACACTTCAACAGCCTATAGCAGCAAGGACAATCTCCAACATGATGAACTAGGAGCTCCTTATTCCAGCCTAAAATTTGTTTATAAAAGcaattgcacacacacacacacacacacacacacacaaaagaaaagatgctcaacattgctaatcatctgggaatgcaaatcaaaaccacaatgagacatcacctcacacctgccagaatggccatcgtcaaaaagaacacaagtaaCAAACGTtgtcaaggatgtagagaaaaggcaacccacctacactgttggtgggaatgtaaattggtgcagccactgtggaaaacagtatggaggtttctcaaaaaactaaaaacagggttaccatatgactgagcaattccactcctgggtttaTATCCGAATATAACAAAAACACTCATTCAAAAAGCtacatgtagggcctccctggtggcgcagtggttaagagtccgcctgccgatgcaggggatacgggttcgtgccccggtctgggaggatcccatatgccgcggagcggctgggcccgtgagccatggccgctgggcctgcgcatccggagcctgtgctccgcaacgggagaggccacaacagtgagaggcccgcataccgcaaaaagaaaaaaaaaaaaaaaaaaaagctacatgtaccccaatgttcatagcagcattttttacaattgccaagatatagaagcaacctaagtgtctgtcaacagatgaatggataaagaagatgtgtatatatacaatggaatactactcagccataaaaaggaatgaaatgttgacatttgcagcaacatggatggagttggagggcattatgctaagtgaaataagtcagacagagaaagactgtatgatatcacttatatgtagaatctaaaaaatacaacaaactaatgaatacaacaaaaaagaagcagactcacagatatagagaacaaactagtgattaacgggggggggggtgggggggaggaggggagcagtaggaggtacaaactattgatataagataggctcaaggatatactgtacacatggggaatatagacaatattttgtaataaatgtaaatggaaattagcctttaaaaattgtataaaaaattaaaaaataaaatttaaaaaaggagtgCTATGCTATGAATTCATTACAGAGGGGGAGGTAACTTGAGAGATGGATGTTCTCTTGACCAGGGAAGACCAGTTGTCCATATGACCTTAGGTAAGTCATCTATAAGAATCATTAGCACTTGCTAAGTGGTTACTCTGGGCCAGGCATGGTTCCAAGGGCTTTGTATGTATTATGTCATTGAATCTTTCTAACAATCCTCTGAAGATTGTtataaccatcttttttttttttttcttgcagtacacgggcctcccactgccgtggcctcccccgccgcggagcacaggctctggacgcacaggcccagcgaccctggctcacgggcccagccgctccgcggcacgcgggaccttcccggaccagggcacgaacccgcgtcccccgcatcagcaggcggactcccaaccactgcgccacctgagATGCCCTATAACCATCTTTATAACAAACCCGTTACACCCTCTAGCAGTTACTGAGTGATTACTATGGGCCAGCAGTGGTTGCAGGTACCTTGCATGTATTCCTTAATTCAATCTTTATAAACAATCCTTTGTAATAGCACCATCTTAATTTACAAGGTAGGAAAGTGAGGTATAGAGATGTTAAACAGCTGGGTCACACAGTAAGTGTCACCAGCATAGCCCACTAACAATTCAtggaaaaatagaatctgggtaataaaatacagtctaaccttttttctttttcctttgtgattaGTCTGGTTTCACTTGCTCACAGGGAGCCGCGTGCAGAGGCCTCGTACTGGTACGTggcacttcagaccagagttcctcCTCGGGGGAAGTGCCCGCGCGAGACACCTCAGCTCCGGGCGTGGGCAGAAGCGCGGTTGCACACACCACCTCAATTCAAGATGGCCGCGGGCCGTGGGCAGAGACGCTgctccggagcctgcgctctggagcctgagcGGTACGGCTGCGCCTGCCCTGGGAGAGctccgcccccccgcccccccaccccgcgctGAGGAGATCCTataaagcagccccgcccacagccTGTAGGGATAGCGTGTCCTCTAGAGAGTGAGTTCGCCTTTCTCCATTCTTTGAGCAAAGAAGAAAActtccctttactttttttttttttttttttttttttttttgcggtacgcgggcctctcactgttgtggcctctcccgttgcggagcacaggctccggatgcgcaggctcagcggccatggctcacaggctcagccgctccgcggcatgcgggatcttcccggaccggggcacgaacccgtgtcccctgcatcggcaggcggactcccaaccactgtgccaccagggaagccctcccctttacttctgaaccaaactcaggctcattctgttggctccaatgacaccgGCAGAAGGACCGTTGCTGGGGCCTGACTGGAAAGGGTCGGTAAAAAGAGTGGTAGCACTGGGACTTGAATTGTTTGGTTTGACTCCGGTGGCCATTACAGTCCAGTACACTGTACCACTGCTAACCCCTCTGTTTCAGTGTTCACATGTAAAAAGAGAGGGAGCTGGATTACACATTCACTGAGTTCCTTTCAATTCTACAAGTTACCATTCTAAGACAAAACACCTCCAGGATCTGGACTGGTTTCTGCAGTGACCACCAGAAAGCAGACAGTGCGAGCCCATCCCCAGACCTCTGCATAGTGGTCATGCTGAGTCAGCTGACTTGAATAGCACTAAGTAAGAAGGATTAAAATGTCCTTTCAGATGAATTTCAGGTGTTCCTCTCATGATTCTTAAAAGTAAGGTGTtttcgttgttgttgttgattttggttttttttttttttaacacaaaactGTGTTCTGATTTACTGTTGTGAGTTAGAGTACAGAGGAATGATCTTGGGGTCACCCAGGATCAAAGCTTAGGATGTCAAGGTTAAAataattctctttcctctttatcGGTTGCTATTTATTCGTGACCTTGATTACAGGGTCAGGGCCCTCTGAAATGTCTCTTGGAGAAATGTTAACCTGTTGCTGCACAGAACAAATAGGTTGAGTAGGAAAATGATAAAGAACCTGGCTTCAGAAGCTTCTGGGGTGGAAGCCAAGACCTGACCTTAAAAATTCCCAATTCCCATCACATCAGTTCCACAGGTCAAATTCCAGTGAATCCTACCCCTTTAGCCTCCTCCTAGGATTCTGGTGTCTTTCTTTGCTTTAAAGGCAGGTTGCCATGGAGACTGGATCCACTCCTACCATGGAAGAGGTCGGCCTGTCACTAAGCTGAGCCTACTGGGCAGAACTCATTGCAAATGGAAGCTCAGCCCTGGGGAGACTTGAGCAAACCTAGCTGCCatcacctttattttcttttgtgctaGGAGTCATGAAGGGATTGATGAGGTGGGTTATAAGAATCCAGAAAGTATAACTTCATGGTGAACAAGAGTGTGAGGAGGGCTTGGGGGTCAGAAACCAGAGTTAAAAATGGGAGCTTTGCCTTTGTCCTGTGTGGCCTTGGATAAGTCATGTAACCTCAGATGGACTAGAAATGGAATCTATCTCACAGGCTGTGTTGAGGATCCAGTGAGATGATAGGAATGAAAGTTTTGCACAGTGTCTGGTTTAATAAATGGGAGCTGCTTAATATACCAGAGTTATCGCTCTTCTTCTGATTATTACTACTGGTTAATATTCTTGGCCTGATCTCCTCTGTCTCCATTTGGAAGCTACTCCCCATCCCCGCATGGAGGTTGAGTTGCTAGGGTCTATCTTGGCAGCTGAGAAGCTGGGAACAGGCTGGGGCTAAGAGACTCTGAACAGAGCCCTTTGCTAGTTAAGAGAATACAACACTTTCtatactgaattcttttttgtattGCTTGAATATTTTGAAGAAGGTGATGCTAATTTTACATTTAGAAAGAAACACCAGTACTTAAAAAACTCTGTAAGAACCAGTTGATATCTAATAGTGCAACACCTGTAACATCAAATTACCATCTAAAAGAATTTAAACCATATTGTGATAACCTGAGATGGATACATCGCCCATGTGATGTTCTGGCTGGGAATGCATAATCTAAATCTAGTTGTGAGGGAGCGTCAGACAAACCCATAAGGAGGAACTTGGTgttaaaataagagaaagactgtaagttcaaaaatgtcaatgtcataaaagacaaagaaagtctAAAGAAATGTTCCAggttaaaggagactaaagaggcCCGATAACTAACTGTAGTACCTAATCCTAGACTGGATCCTGTACTGGGGGTAAAATGCTATAAAAGACATTATTGGATCAATAGACAAAATTGGAATGCAGGCAGATGAGATAAAAGTACATACACATGTATGCGCACATACACACTAACACAAAtaagcatatacatacatacatatagagaaagaggcagagagagagagagagaaagagagatacagAGATGTAGAGATGGACACACAGAAAGAGCTAACAATAAAGCAAATGGGGTAAAACGTTATCAGGTGAATCTGGGTAAAagacagtgttcttttttttttgctgtacgcgggcctctcactgttgtggcctctcccgttgtggagcacaggctctggacgcgcaggctcagcggccatggctcacgggcccagccgctccacggcatgtgggatcttcccggaccggggcatgaacccgtgtcccctgcatcagcaggtggactctcaaccactgcaccaccagggaagccccaaagacagTGTTCTTTATACTAATCTTACAATGTTTCTTCAAGTTTGAAATGATTttcaaacaaaaagttaaaaaaagcatTAGAATGCTATTAAatgttatatgtgtatatttttaaattctgaggatacttttagaaatggaaatagttCCCATGTAGACTGGAACATTGTCCCTTCACTTCTTCCCCCAATGGACCCAATAAAACAAGAGTGGCCTCATCAATAAgcaactgacattttaaaattttacatagagAAAACTAATTTAGGGCCCTTATTAAGCACACGGACCTATTTATTAGGCTTACAAGTGTGCTAAACATGACTCCTGGGTGGATGTGGTCTTTCTGCAATACAGTGTCTAGCCCATACCCATCTTTTACACCAACCTTGGGCCTCAGTGCATCTAGACCCTTACCTCCTCACCGTGTCCTGTATTTGCGATGGGTgagaggtttgtttttttctacttGTTTGGGAATAAAAATAGCTACAAGTTTAGTGGTTCTTCCTTAGGCTCCATTAAAATATCCTTGCATCCAAATGGTTGCCTCAAAGCGAAAATCTATGGATATCAGCTAATCAACACAGTTGTTTAATAATTCTAAAGAAATATGGAGTTAATGAATAGAGATGGTAGGAAAAGCTCAGTGTGGTGACCCAGCTGACTTCCAGACAAGGGGCTAAGCTGAGGATTTGCCTTCTGAAGTTGATCTAGCCAAGTTGTGGGACATAACATCAGGGTTGATTCAGGAGATCTGGCTCACCAGGTGGGCCTTCATTCCCTCTGCGTACCACTCCCAGATTCTCCTTCTTTCGATGCATAGTCAGGCAAGAGGCCCCATTCCCGAGGACACTATGGTGGTCCTATGGTGGAGAATGCTGACAACGACACCACTCCCCTCAACCCCAATCCAATGAATCACTTTCGGTTTCATGGTTCTCTAAGGCAGTGAATGGTAATTGTTTGGATAAGatcagtcaggggcttccctctAGCTGGGTCCAGAAGAGGGGCTGGGAGTGGATTGGCATGTCACAAGCTTTCCCAGGAGTTGGCTGATGGAAGGGAAGTTCCTGTGTGCTGGAAAGAGGACAAAGAGCACaaagaaggaggcagaggagggggaggggcaggcttcCAGTCAACGTGTTTGCCCGGGTTAGGTCTTGAGTGGGCaagaaaattggaaaaagaatTCTCCTGTTACTTCTTCCCTCTGTTCCTCTTTCTTGACCAAGAGAGGGAGAAGGCTGCGCATTTTCTCACAGGCAACAGATAATCTGCTTCTGAACCTCTGGAATGGTCACCTGCAGCTAATCTTCCTGTATCTGGACCATCAATCTGAAAATCAATCACAGAATTCTCCTCAGTGTTCCTGGGTTTCATCCCATTCAAGGTCTGTGCCTAAAGTCAGCTGAGCCCAAATCATCCCCTCTCTTTCCTGTCTCCTTTGCCTGCCTTTTCTCTACTTTCTTCCCAAACCCCTTTGAAAATTTGCTTATTCTTCCTTTGGAGGCATTCTTCCTTTGTCACATCAGAATTTTAACTTTGGTTTTTTCAGCAAAGTGCATATCTGTGCACTCTAAATACTTTTTGTTTGGCGTTCCCATTTTGGATGAAAAGTTGGAAATTAAAACCAGCATATCTGCATGTGGGAGCTTTAAAAATCCAcaatacggggcttccctggtggtgcagtggttgagagtccgcctgccgatgcaggggacacgggttcgtgccctagtctgggaagatcccacatgccacggagcagctgggcccgtgagccatggctgctgagcctgcgcgtccggagcctgtgctccgcaacgggagatgccacaacagtgagaggcccgcgtaccgccaaaaaaaaaaaaaaaaaaaaaaaaaaaaaaaggaagagtattgcagtaaaaaaaaaagatgggtttTGAAGTCAGGCAGGTTTAGGCTTGAAcctcagttttgtcattttaTCTTATGCCCTTTCCATCCCACCTCCCAAATGCCAACCCTTCTTCCGACTTAAATGAGAATGGATTTTACCAGAAACCCAGCGATGAGGCTGTATACCTCTGAGAAGGAACTTGAGATCTGACCTTTTTTCATGCCAAGTAGCAGGCTGAATGGTGGCCTTGAAGGTATATCCATGTCCTAGTCCCTGGGACCTGTGACTATGACCTCATATGGCAAAAGAGTGCATGTCACCTCACACGTTGAAAGACtgagttaaggattttgagagtAGAAGCTTATCCTGGcgtatctgggtgggccctaaatgcaagCACATGTATTgttataagagagaggcagagggagttcTCAGACACACATGCAgagggaaaggccatgtgaagatgcagGCGGATTGGGGTGATGAAGCCACAGCAGTTAGAAGCtggaggagacaaggaaggactcttccctagagccttcggAAGGAGCACacgccctgctgacatcttgatttcatacttctggcttccagagctgtgagagattGCATTTCTCTTGTCTGAAGCCActcagtttatggtaatttgttagagcagccctagGACACGATGCTCTGTATAAATCTGGGCTGGAGGGCCCAGCCCCTTCTCGAATTCTCGCAACAGCTCTACCAGAGAAAAACCTGTGAGGGTGGGCCACACCCCCCAGAGGTGCCTGCAGACACACTGTTCAGCCTCCTCAGTAAGCCTCTTTCTTACAgagctggggcagggctgggctgggtgagGCCCTTGGGATCTCCCTTgtcatttctattttctctctgagGCCTGGGTTCCTCCTCATGCAGGGATCTTTGGTTACATAACTGAAGTCTCAACTTCAGTAGGAACCTCTGTGTTCTGTAGTAAATGATTTTACTACAGGTCCTTTTCTGCGTGTGGGCTTTGAGAGGGAAGACAGCCAGGGAGAACACGTGGGACCAGAGAGATATTGCCGTGGTGAAAGTAAGAAGCACAAAGCCGGAGTGGAGAGCTCTGAAGACCCAGGCTTCCTCCCTCACAGCTTCACAGGGCAAGCCAGAGACACGGCCCCAAATCCCCTTGGCCAGGAAGATAACACAATCTTTAAGCCTCCTAGCAACCCTGTGAATGTATAATATTAtccacatttcacagatgagaagatCAACCAGTTTGTCCAAGTCCATGCAACTGGGATGAGGACTGAGACTGGACTAGAGCAAATGTCCATCTGTCCCCAAGCCCCTGGCATGGAGTTGTCTTATTACCTctgctaaagagaaaaatagaaaaatgcaatTAGAGGGACTCAGACTTACCAAATCCACCTGGGTTTGGTTTGAGCCAAACTGAAGGTCATTATTCATCATAGTTTCCAAGTGCACATTGCTGACCATTCTCTGGGCAACCATAAGCCAAAGCTGCCTGAGCCCTACCTCCACCTCAAAGTAGCTGTTAAGACCAGAGATTGCCCTTGGAAAGAAACTTCTTAGTCTGCTGTCTGGATAGCGAACACCTGGGTCTCAGTCCCCTCTGTTACTAATTAGCTGTGTGTTATGATCATAAAttgcccccctcctttttttttttttgcggtacgcgggcctcttactgttgtggcctctcgcgttgcggagcacaggctccggatgcgcaggctcagcggccatggctcacgggtccagccgctccgcggcatgtgggatcctcccagaccggggcacgaacccgtgccccatgcattggcaggcagactctcaatcactgcgccaccagggaagccccaaattggCCCCCATTTTAACCTCTCAGTGCTTCACTTTTCCCATCTGAGATCTTAGGGGGATGGATGGAATGAGTGGTTCTCAATCTTTGTTGTACATTAGAACTTCCTGGGGAGCTTTGTCTGGCCATGCCCCTCaccaaataaaatggaatatccaGTGGTGGAATCCGGGCAACAGGATTTTCAAAAACTGTCTAGGTGACTTTTATATGTGgccaagtttttcttttcttttcaatgttACATTTCATTCAGGTAGATCTGTAATCTCACAGTGATGAGAGGAGAAAGCCAAGtctttaataattataataaaaaaataataaaaaagcttACGAACAGCAATGCAACATTTccttcccccccaaccccatgATGAATTAACAGCTGGTAGAGGATGCAGTGACtcagaatcaaaaataaaaacaaggggcttccctggtggtgcagtggttggagtctgcctgctgatgcaggggacacgggttcgtgccccggtccgggaagatcccacatgctgcggagcggttgggcccgtgagccatggccgctgagcctgtgcgtccggagcctgtgctctgcaatgggagaggccacaacagtgacaggcccatgtacagcaaaaaataaataaataaataaaataaaaataaaaacaaaaacaaaaatcaagccAACCTCAGGAACAATCCATACTGTCAATGACTTTCCATACATAATTCAAACAAGTAGTCAAATGCCAACCAGTTGTGGAGAACACCATGGACTTCCTTGGTTTTTGatagtgtttttcttttgaaggtaaaataaaataggacacaaaGTCGTACCTAAATGC
This window of the Mesoplodon densirostris isolate mMesDen1 chromosome 3, mMesDen1 primary haplotype, whole genome shotgun sequence genome carries:
- the LOC132485213 gene encoding protein FAM104A-like, whose protein sequence is MLIMYQKRRRNDNKEDNHHSPQSKRSKRNPVFQESQDAACSSNDNDRSSSVNSPERVIVSESSLNQIIAELNKSTPQSLYEEYAVCQGPYSHINQIIREAHFNSL